One Mobula hypostoma chromosome 5, sMobHyp1.1, whole genome shotgun sequence DNA segment encodes these proteins:
- the LOC134346381 gene encoding uncharacterized protein LOC134346381: MRSLWVCLYTVLLSVSVQGYNWSIYGWSMSGADVVSAVEGASAVLPWTFTHPPTDLVPSGTLIWYRVESGARKLVFNCSYPDSGRSWCDTTLKTGRGQFGFVGNLSRRDASIMMQRLNRSDGGRYWCRLELNIGKIQTAVLTELSVRAPGESVSVMTGTEGASATLPCEFTRPPQNLTAHTVTWMRKDPYRHIVTFRRYENESWAAENRVTRYELVRDPERGNALIRIKQLSVEDSHSYLCLAEFRKKNHDYSFYTGHLTPPFIHVFQNEIQLQVRPGTDAFAELMLCIPLGLKTLVLLVMGAVLYGDKLRKRRD; the protein is encoded by the exons actgGTCAATCTATGGTTGGTCAATGTCCGGCGCTGATGTGGTCTCTGCGGTGGAAGGAGCCTCCGCTGTGTTACCGTGGactttcacccacccacccactgacCTCGTCCCTTCCGGCACCTTGATCTGGTACAGGGTGGAATCAGGTGCTAGAAAACTGGTTTTTAACTGCTCATATCCCGATTCCGGCCGCTCCTGGTGCGATACAACACTGAAGACTGGAAGAGGACAGTTCGGATTCGTGGGGAACCTCAGTCGGAGAGATGCCTCGATAATGATGCAGCGTCTGAACCGGAGTGACGGTGGTCGGTACTGGTGCCGGCTGGAGCTCAATATTGGTAAAATTCAAACGGCGGTTCTCACAGAGCTGTCTGTGAGAG CTCCCGGCGAGAGTGTCTCTGTGATGACTGGAACCGAGGGAGCTTCGGCCACGTTACCCTGTGAGTTCACACGGCCTCCGCAGAACCTCACCGCACACACGGTGACGTGGATGAGGAAGGATCCCTACCGACACATCGTCACGTTCAGGCGTTATGAAAATGAATCGTGGGCAGCGGAAAACAGAGTGACTCGGTACGAGCTCGTCCGGGACCCAGAGCGGGGAAACGCCTTGATCAGGATAAAGCAACTGAGTGTGGAGGACAGTCACAGCTACCTGTGTCTGGCTGAGTTCAGGAAAAAGAACCATGATTATTCATTCTACACAGGCCACCTCACACCCCCATTTATCCATGTGTTCCAGAATGAGATCCAGCTGCAGGTCAGACCAG GGACAGACGCTTTTGCCGAGCTGATGTTGTGTATCCCACTCGGATTGAAAACTCTCGTCCTTTTAGTGATGGGCGCCGTTCTCTACGGTGACAAACTCAG